In a genomic window of Bemisia tabaci chromosome 1, PGI_BMITA_v3:
- the LOC109041290 gene encoding protein D3 gives MLRGLSTCFSIGFLLLLIVFRVATLEDYGQFTTPEERAQLYFDVCIVPEIIKEPPKHVLLVNFSTTNYIPRLGLNGVATREEIAVKPDKIYFEADPYKLYSLFELGTIPKLLNPLLKKQVLHWFVCNIPGYQLLKGDTGAFYIPSTPVTAFEVYVYKFLIFLQPGPINCTLVQQLLGLLGRLDFSVTDYAEKHNLTGPLAGNFYECCWPFQTLGLVPLPVSNETVNLRATGQCDVKDALENSLPGLPSLIPFL, from the exons ATGTTACGGGGCCTTTCCACCTGCTTCAGCATTGGTTTTCTTCTGCTCCTAATTGTATTTCGGGTTGCCACTCTGGAGGATTATGGCCAATTCACGACTCCTGAAGAAAGAGCACAGCTATATTTCGACGTCTGCATAGTCCCCGAAATTATTAAAGAGCCTCCGAAGCATGTTCTATTA GTAAATTTCTCGACGACAAATTATATTCCTCGTCTTGGCTTAAATGGGGTTGCAACAAGAGAAGAAATCGCAGTAAAGCCTgataaaatttactttgaagCTGACCCTTACAAATTGTACTCTCTGTTTGAATTGG GGACTATACCAAAGCTCCTAAATCCTCTCCTGAAAAAGCAAGTTCTGCATTGGTTTGTTTGTAATATTCCCGGGTATCAACTTCTTAAAGGAGATACAGGAGCTTTTTACATCCCTTCAACACCAGTAACTGCTT TTGAGGTGTACGTGTATAAATTCCTCATTTTCTTACAACCTGGGCCGATAAATTGTACTCTTGTCCAACA ACTTCTCGGTCTGTTGGGGCGATTAGATTTTTCCGTCACCGACTATGCAGAGAAGCACAATTTAACAGGTCCGTTGGCAGGGAACTTCTACGAATGCTGCTGGCCTTTTCAAACCTTAGGTCTCGTTCCGTTGCCCGTCAGTAACGAAACAGTAAACCTCCGAGCAACAGGACAATGTGATGTTAAAGACGCACTTGAGAATTCACTCCCAGGTctcccctctctcattccatttttaTGA
- the LOC109041177 gene encoding facilitated trehalose transporter Tret1 isoform X1, which produces MGKVEMHSSEKVYRPCEMTTSNVNNVKSTVAQFYATFVECCFLILVGMIYMMPTIVVGALHKTESSNSTLTSPEDEAMRMDDHTASWIGSIVLMSHPVGALTSGFVSERFGRRGAMMLGNVPFLGCWVLYYLATSVKGLFIASMLMGFTIGLCEAPIGAYLSESCEPRFRGISNSMVVAFCTMGNSLELFLGSAFHWRTSALVGVSVPVICFLGFLTVPESPVWLITKGRLEEAHKALAWFRGFAEPQHVREEFDDMVRYSMASSRLSRHDLSAISEEKAPLDGKHNIQDPEKSQSIKRGNWLVERWRELSNPRLYLPLRMVLITFFFTQSAGLVPFKAFIIEILNEFWFPFDNKWAVVATGVASFLGSVGATILVKLAGKRLMCIICMIISTISIFVLGFSASFFRHQEDLLLSWLILSVFAVVHFVGNVGVINIPWMLSYEVYPVRARGMANGISAASGCFMAFLQTKTYLDTERAIGLDGVFYAYGVVALAGCIYVILYIPETEGKSMEQIETYFTPHHDRKEKYRMPSKKNRSKA; this is translated from the exons ATGGGGAAGGTAGAGATGCATTCCTCAGAAAAAGTATACAGGCCATGTGAAATGACTACATCGAACGTCAATAATGTCAAATCAACCGTCGCACAG ttttacgCGACATTTGTGGAATGTTGTTTTTTGATCCTGGTCGGAATGATATACATGATGCCAACCATAGTTGTTGGAGCCCTGCATAAGACAGAATCGAGCAATAGCACTCTAACTTCTCCGGAGGATGAGGCCATGCGCATGGATGATCACACCGCCTCTTGGATTG GCAGCATCGTGTTGATGAGCCATCCGGTAGGGGCGCTGACGTCGGGGTTCGTGTCGGAGCGGTTCGGGCGGAGAGGCGCGATGATGCTAGGCAACGTGCCCTTCCTGGGCTGCTGGGTGCTCTACTACCTTGCCACCTCGGTGAAGGGGCTCTTCATCGCCTCCATGCTCATGGGCTTCACGATCGGCTTGTGCGAGGCCCCCATAGGCGCCTATCTCAGCGAGTCCTGCGAACCCCGCTTCCGCGGCATCTCCAACAGCATGGTCGTCGCCTTCTGCACCATGGGCAACTCACTCGAACTGTTCCTGGGGTCGGCTTTCCATTGGCGCACCTCCGCCCTTGTAGGCGTGTCCGTCCCAGTTATCTGCTTCTTGGGCTTCCTTACG GTTCCCGAGTCTCCGGTGTGGCTGATCACGAAGGGGCGACTGGAAGAAGCTCATAAGGCTTTGGCTTGGTTCAGGGGTTTTGCCGAACCACAGCATGTGCGGGAGGAATTCGATGATATGGTTCGCTACTCAATGGCAAGCTCCCGGCTGTCACGACACGATCTAAGTGCGATTTCTGAGGAAAAAGCACCCTTAGATGGCAAGC ataatATCCAAGATCCTGAAAAAAGTCAATCAATAAAAAGAGGGAACTGGCTGGTGGAGCGATGGAGGGAATTGTCAAATCCGAGGTTATATCTACCTTTAAGAATGGTTTTGATTACTTTCTTTTTCACTCAGTCTGCAGGCCTTGTCCCTTTCAAAGCCTTTATTATCGAGATTCTCAACGAATTTTGGTTTCCTTTTGATAACAAATGGGCTGTG GTAGCGACTGGTGTGGCGTCTTTTCTGGGCTCTGTGGGGGCAacgattttggtgaaattggCGGGCAAGCGATTGATGTGCATCATTTGTATGATCATTTCCACGATCTCAATCTTTGTTCTGGGCTTCTCCGCCAGTTTCTTCAGGCACCAAGAAGACCTGCTTCTCAGCTGGCTCATCCTATCCGTTTTCGCTGTTGTTCACTTTGTTGGCAACGTTGGTGTCATCAATATACCCTGGATGCTCTCCTATGAGGTCTATCCAGTCAG GGCCAGGGGTATGGCGAATGGTATTTCGGCAGCATCAGGCTGCTTCATGGCTTTTCTCCAGACGAAAACGTATCTAGATACGGAGAGAGCTATCGGCCTAGACGGAGTGTTCTACGCGTACGGAGTCGTCGCTCTAGCGGGCTGCATATACGTCATCCTGTACATTCCTGAAACTGAAGGGAAGTCCATGGAGCAAATAGAGACCTACTTCACTCCCCATCACGACCGCAAGGAAAAGTACAGGATGCCATCCAAGAAGAATCGCTCGAAAGCCTAA
- the LOC109041177 gene encoding facilitated trehalose transporter Tret1 isoform X2: MSHPVGALTSGFVSERFGRRGAMMLGNVPFLGCWVLYYLATSVKGLFIASMLMGFTIGLCEAPIGAYLSESCEPRFRGISNSMVVAFCTMGNSLELFLGSAFHWRTSALVGVSVPVICFLGFLTVPESPVWLITKGRLEEAHKALAWFRGFAEPQHVREEFDDMVRYSMASSRLSRHDLSAISEEKAPLDGKHNIQDPEKSQSIKRGNWLVERWRELSNPRLYLPLRMVLITFFFTQSAGLVPFKAFIIEILNEFWFPFDNKWAVVATGVASFLGSVGATILVKLAGKRLMCIICMIISTISIFVLGFSASFFRHQEDLLLSWLILSVFAVVHFVGNVGVINIPWMLSYEVYPVRARGMANGISAASGCFMAFLQTKTYLDTERAIGLDGVFYAYGVVALAGCIYVILYIPETEGKSMEQIETYFTPHHDRKEKYRMPSKKNRSKA, translated from the exons ATGAGCCATCCGGTAGGGGCGCTGACGTCGGGGTTCGTGTCGGAGCGGTTCGGGCGGAGAGGCGCGATGATGCTAGGCAACGTGCCCTTCCTGGGCTGCTGGGTGCTCTACTACCTTGCCACCTCGGTGAAGGGGCTCTTCATCGCCTCCATGCTCATGGGCTTCACGATCGGCTTGTGCGAGGCCCCCATAGGCGCCTATCTCAGCGAGTCCTGCGAACCCCGCTTCCGCGGCATCTCCAACAGCATGGTCGTCGCCTTCTGCACCATGGGCAACTCACTCGAACTGTTCCTGGGGTCGGCTTTCCATTGGCGCACCTCCGCCCTTGTAGGCGTGTCCGTCCCAGTTATCTGCTTCTTGGGCTTCCTTACG GTTCCCGAGTCTCCGGTGTGGCTGATCACGAAGGGGCGACTGGAAGAAGCTCATAAGGCTTTGGCTTGGTTCAGGGGTTTTGCCGAACCACAGCATGTGCGGGAGGAATTCGATGATATGGTTCGCTACTCAATGGCAAGCTCCCGGCTGTCACGACACGATCTAAGTGCGATTTCTGAGGAAAAAGCACCCTTAGATGGCAAGC ataatATCCAAGATCCTGAAAAAAGTCAATCAATAAAAAGAGGGAACTGGCTGGTGGAGCGATGGAGGGAATTGTCAAATCCGAGGTTATATCTACCTTTAAGAATGGTTTTGATTACTTTCTTTTTCACTCAGTCTGCAGGCCTTGTCCCTTTCAAAGCCTTTATTATCGAGATTCTCAACGAATTTTGGTTTCCTTTTGATAACAAATGGGCTGTG GTAGCGACTGGTGTGGCGTCTTTTCTGGGCTCTGTGGGGGCAacgattttggtgaaattggCGGGCAAGCGATTGATGTGCATCATTTGTATGATCATTTCCACGATCTCAATCTTTGTTCTGGGCTTCTCCGCCAGTTTCTTCAGGCACCAAGAAGACCTGCTTCTCAGCTGGCTCATCCTATCCGTTTTCGCTGTTGTTCACTTTGTTGGCAACGTTGGTGTCATCAATATACCCTGGATGCTCTCCTATGAGGTCTATCCAGTCAG GGCCAGGGGTATGGCGAATGGTATTTCGGCAGCATCAGGCTGCTTCATGGCTTTTCTCCAGACGAAAACGTATCTAGATACGGAGAGAGCTATCGGCCTAGACGGAGTGTTCTACGCGTACGGAGTCGTCGCTCTAGCGGGCTGCATATACGTCATCCTGTACATTCCTGAAACTGAAGGGAAGTCCATGGAGCAAATAGAGACCTACTTCACTCCCCATCACGACCGCAAGGAAAAGTACAGGATGCCATCCAAGAAGAATCGCTCGAAAGCCTAA